The sequence TGAAGATTTTGAAAAAAATGATGAAGTAATCGGCGACGACGAAGTGCCGACCATCGAAAGAATTTCACAGTTAGAAAACTTAGTTTTACAGTTATTGAGTGGAGGTGATGAGCTATGATGACTTTTTTATTGAGCATGTATAAACAAAAACGTATTGATAACGAGTATCTAAAAAAAGTCGTTAAAAACGGTCATATCACAGCAGAGCAATACAACAACATTACAGGGATTGATTACACCAAAGAACAGGCGGGAGATGATTAGGTGGATTTGAACGAATACTTAAAAGGTATCGCATCGCTCGTATCATCTATTATTGTCGTTGGCGGCGCTTTAATTTGGATTTACAAGAAGTTGGTATCTGATCCGGACAAAAGAATAGCAGAACAGATACAACGCGAAAACTCTGAATCATTAAAAAAAACAGTTCAGCCGCTAACGCAATCAATCGAATTACTGAACAACAATCTTAAACAATCGGAAAAGGATAGAGAACAGCTTAATAAAAAGGTTAACTTGCACGACAACGTTCTAAACAATCACGAAACACGTATTACTGTTTTAGAAGAATTTAAAAAAGGAGTGACCGATAAATGAAAGTAAATTGGCACAGCAAAATTTTATGGACATCACTAACAGCACTGTTTGTTGTATTTATACAGCAAGTGGGTGCTGTTTTTGGTTGGTCTTTTGACAGTGAAAAAGCGCAACAACTAACAGGAATCATCAATACAGTATTAACGATTCTAGCAACACTAGGAATCGTATATGACACAACAACTAACGATGAAAAAGGAGAATAACATGACAAAAACAATAAAATTAATTACGGCAGGTGTTTTAGCAGCAGGACTATTTTTAGGGAGTATTGTCACAGTGTCAGCAAATGATATTAAAAATCCCAAGATTGCGGATGTATCGGAATGGCAAGGCAACATTAACTGGTCGCTTGCTAAGGACGATTTAAACATGGCTATCATTAGAGCGCAATACGGAACAAACTACAAAGATAAGTATTTAGACCGCAATCAATCAGAAGCAATCAAACATGATGTGCCATTTGGGACTTATGCATACGCACGTTATATCAATGCTGCTGATGCAAAAACAGAGGCACGAGCGTTGTATAATCGCACAAGTGATAAAGCAAAGTTTTACGTTATCGATGTAGAAGAATTTACCGTCACATCTGGAACGATGCGTGAAGCAACAAATGCTTTTGTGAAAGAATTACGATCATTGACCAATAAAAAAATCGGGTTATATGTAGGACATCACACTTATACGCAATTTAATTTAGATACTAGCAAGTTTGATTTCGTTTGGATTCCTGCTTATCGCTCATGGGAACCCGACTATAAGCACGACATTTGGCAATACACTGATGGCGGACAGGTAAAAGGTATTGTTGGCGGTGTTGACTTAAACAAGCTATCAAACGCTGATAAACCACTCTCATACTATGTAGGAAAAACAGAGGCGAACGAGCAAGCTAATCAATACACTGCCGGCGGATTTAAAGTTAATCAGCAAGTGAAATTAAAATCAACAGCTACGAAATACCACACAGGTCAAAAAATCCCTGATTCAGTTAAAAATAAAAAATATAAAGTACTAGAAACAAAAGTAGTTGCTCAATCACACTCAAAACAAGCTGTATTGCTGAGTGGCATTAATAGTTTGGTATTAGCACAAGATGTCGCTAAAGTAACTACTGCAGCAACTGGCAGCTATTACAACGCAAATCCTAAGCGTGTCACACTCACTAAAGCATCCACTTTGCGTAAAATCAATGCGCAAAACGGTAAAGATTGGGACAAGCAGTCAAACAAAGTCGCTAACTTTAAAAAAGGCACAGAATTTGTGATTAAAAGCATCAAAAAATCAAGTGCTGGAACACCTCGTTTAGTCACTCAATCTGGACACTTACTCACTGCTAACAAATCGTATGTTAAGCAAGTATCAGCAACGCCTACAAAACAGTATCACACTGTAAAATCGGGCGATACAGTAAGCGCAATAGCAACTAAATATAAAACTACAACATCAAAAATTAAGAGCTTAAACAAGCTATCAAACGTTAACAAAATCTATGTCGGTCAAAAATTACAGGTAAAATAAAACTAAAGCCCCCAGCTCCTTAGAGTTGGTGGCTTTTTTGTTTATTAAATATTATTTTAGCAATTGTTGACATTATTTTGACAGGAAAGGAACAAAAACACCGTTAAATGCTTCTGTATCAATCTTTTTCCACGCAATATGATTCCCCCCGAGGGCATAAAAAGCACTTTAGAATGAAGATAAACATCAATCTAGGTCGTTAATCCGCATTCATTCGGAATTGCGTACCCTGATGTACGCGCAACGTCATTCGTTTGTCGAGCCTACTATTCTTAAATTTTCAGTTGAATTTTGGTATTTAGTAGATAAAATATTTGAAAAGTTATTGTATAATAGTTTGGAAATTTTCGATTGTGAAAATTCGAAAAAAGAATAATCGTATACGAATATCTGAAGTGGGCACTGTGTCAAATAGTGTGGATGAGAAAAAACAGATTAAATTAACAAGCATTTTGGATTGTAGATCAAATTCTACAATCCTTTTTTGCTGTTTTCTTATCTGCTTAAGCATTAGAACAAAGAAGAATTCGATTATGGAAATTAATCAGGTTAAAAAAAGTTTTATTCAGTTTTTTTTTATGAATGGTATAGATATCGGTTAGTAAGTAAATTAATTCAATTTTTTTGTTTAACTTTATCATAACTATTTTAAAATAATTTGCGACTATTTTTTTTGATAACTATAAATGATTAAAGGTCATTTTTTAATAGGTATTTATATGTTAAAGTGGTTTATAAGTGCAACAAATATACGGCTAGTATTACTGCTGCAAAACTGGAACAGAACAAACCTGTGGAAAGGTGCGAGTAAAATCAAACAATATAAAGTAACTTCTAAATTAGGAAAAAATGCGACAACAGCTAAAAGAAAATCGGCAGTTGCATAGGGCTTAAAGCAAAAAGGAGAGCCTTATAAACTTAAAACAGCTTTGACTAATGAATCCAGTTGGTATTGTTCGAAACTTACTCACAAAATGTTGGATAAACAAGGATATGATCTGAGAGCTGATATCTTGAATTTTTATGTAACGCCATCAAATATTAAAGATGATTTAAACACAAGAGAAGTTAAAAACTGGGGTTCGAAATTACCGTCCGCTTACTAGTTTTTAAATTTAATAGAAGGGGTGTCTTATGAAGTTGAAAATTCTTTTGCTTATTTTCATCGTTATCTTAGCTGGATGTTCTCAACCAGAAACGAAGGAAATTACTTCTGAAAAAATAACGAACTTTAAGCCGGGTTCATCAGGTAATTTATTTTTATTTTATCCGTCTGATAATAGGGTGTCACAGTTGAAAACCTATGTAAAAGAAGTGGATAATGCAGGTGAAGTTATAAACGTTTTTTCGATTGAGGATGCTGATTTTAGACGCGCAGAACCTTTTCAAAATCCGCTTTATCCCAATACAATTTATTTGAGTTTATTTGGTGAGGCAAAAATCGAAAATTTTTTCTATGAGTTTGATTTAGATACAAAGACTTTTGCAAAGAAAAAAATAGACTACTTTAAGGAACCGCTAGGGGTGTCTAATGTTTTTCACTATGGTAAACAGTTGAATTTTTCAACCATTTTATCGCATGAAACGGGAGAGAAAAACGAAAAGGATGGTCTTTTCAATGTTTCTATTTCTAATATCGATTCAGAAAAAACTGTCGAAACGCCTTATGGTGCTTCACCGGCATATACACCGTTACTAGGGTTTAATAATAATGTGTTTTATGGTGCTAATCTTACATTGAATAAAAAAGATGAGTTCACTGGGAAGGGCATTGTTTCAACTAATCTAGAAACGGGGGAATTTAAATTTTTAAATCCTGAGAATGATACGACTGCTTCGTATCTACCTTTTTATACAAATGATGATTTTATGTTCTTCTTATCTGATAGTGGTGTTTTCTATAAGTATGATAAAGACATGCGCGTTACGCATCACAAGTTTTTAACGTCTGAACAGCTCGATAAGGGCTATAGTATTGATATTGAAAATAAACCGTTATTTATCAACAAACATGAGGCGTTATATACGGTATCTCATTCAAAAACGGCGCTTCTTTTGTTAATAGATATAGATACTTTATCTTTTAAAGAAATACCTATCAAAGGTTCGTATGAATCGATACGTTTAATGTCATATGATAACACCAAAGATGAGATATACATATTGGGCGAAAAGGGGGATTCAGCTGACTTACTAACGTTAGACGATATAACCTTACATATTGAAAATAAATTCAAGGTCGATTATCCGCATTTATTGGATTTCGTAATCAAGTATTGAGTTTAGTTTGATTTCAAAATACTAATTCAGCTAAGAAAATAAGAATGAAAAGTTAAGATAGATACTAATAATCGAGTTCGAAATAGCCCGAAAATGATTATTATGTATAATGTTTTTAAAACACTATTGTATAATAGGGCTTTTTATAGTAACGTTAGATAGGTTAAACTAACTTATTGGGGGTAATCTATAATGAATAATAATTTAAGTATTGAAGAACAACTTTTAGTTAATTCTGAAGTTGCAAAAAAGGGAAAAAATATCGTTTTAGCATATGTTTTAGCAATATTTGTAGGTATTTTAGGAATCCATCGTTTTTATTTAGGTCGTAAAGGATCTGCTATTGCGATGTTAATCATCGGTTTGTTTTCTTTCGGATTAATAACAGGTGTATGGGTAATCGTTGATTTATTCTTAATCCCAGGTATTGTAAAAGAGAACAACGCTGTTATTGAAGCAGAATTAACAAATGAAATTATTGCATCACGTGAACAAAACTAAGTGATGCTAGTCGTATTAAATTATCACAGTAAAATGTGATAAACAAAAACACTTCTTGTAAATTCAGTTTTCTGAATGCGTAAGAAGTGTTTTTTGATGCAAAATATCGTACTTTAGGTGAAAAAACAGTACAGTGCGGTTGTTCTTCTTAATTTACAGCATAAAAAAAGCGCTAGCGAGAGGTCGCTAACACCTTGGGCTATTTCTGTTTTTTATCAACAGGTGTTTTTTTCTTTGCCTGAGACATACGGTATTTACTAATATCCATTAATACCATTAATAGAAGCACACCGATAACAATTAACAATAAACTACGATCTATTTTTTGGTCACTGAGTGCAGTGAAGACCAATGCTAATATGGGTAAGATATAATACCAGCCTTTTTTTAGCCAAGCCATGTTTAAACCCCCTCTAAAAATCACTTTCTTCTATAGTAACATGTGGATTATGAGATGTCATATCATAATATCTTTGCATAGCGTTGACTCAACAGAGAAGAGATAGCTTGAATGTGTACTTTTATTGTCAGTAGCTTTACGATTAATTCTAGTTACTAGTTGAAATATTATGTTATATCTGTTATTATAATGGTGTAAGTTAATACTTGTTGCACAGGTATAACTTATAGTGTTTCATTTTTTTTACCTATAGTGGGACGCGAAAATGACCGCTGGGTCAAAAAACGTCCAGATAGCGAGGGATGCCTGAACATGCATGATTTGTTGAAAGTTCAAAAACGTTTAGTACCAGACATGTTCATGGTTATGCAAAAGAGATATCGGATTTTAAGATCGATTTACTTTTCGCAGCCAATCGGAAGACGTGCGCTTGCAGAGATGCTCGACATGTCCGAAAGAGTCTTACGTACAGAAGTTGCTTTTTTGAAGGAACAACAACTGATTACAATGGCGTCTGCTGGCATGTCTATCACAGATACAGGTAAGGAAGTGTATCATCAATTGATTTCGGTTATTGATGAAACATCTGAAATCAGACAACTCGAAGAAGCTTTAGCTGAGAAGCTAGGCATCGCAAGAGTGGTCATTGTTCAAGGCGATAGCGACTCAGCATCTTGGGTAAAACAAGATCTGTGTCGTGAAATGGTTAACGAATTGGACAAAGTTTTAATTGATGGTGATGTTATTGCCGTCAATGGTGGAACAACGATGGCTGAAATTGCTGGGATTGCACCATCAAATTTTGCAAACGGACGCGATTTATTGTTTGTCCCAGCCCGAGGCGGTTTAGGTGAAGATTTAAGAAATCAAGCCAACACAATTTGTTCTCGATTAGCTGAGAAAACACTCACACGTCACCGGGCACTCTATGTTCCTGAACAAGTGACAGAATCGACGTACCGCTCATTACTTGCAGAACCAACAGTACGTGATACATTGAATTTGTTGCATTCAGCAAATGCAGTGCTACACGGTATTGGGGATGCAGTGACAATGACGCAGCGTAGGCATTCAGGTAACAACACTCTCGAGATCATCAAAGAAAAGCAAGCCGTTGGTGAAGCTTTTGGTTATTATTTTGATGAAAAAGGGAATGTAGTATATCAAGTGCCGACGATTGGATTACAACTTGGAGAGTTAACGAATATCCCACACGTTTTTATTGGTGCTGGTGGTAAGTCCAAGGCGAAAGCCATCGCGTCATTTGTCAAACACGCCCCTTATCATGCGATATTATTCACAGATGAGGGCGCGGCACATAAGCTTTTAGAAGGCTAACCCTTTTAAAATATAGAACTTTCAATCATTGAAGGAGGAATTTACTCATGACAGTAAAAGTAGGTATTAATGGTTTCGGACGTATTGGTCGTTTAGCGTTCCGTCGTATTCAAAACGTAGAAGGTTTAGAAGTTGTGGCAATCAACGATTTAACTGATGCTTCACAATTAGCACATTTGTTAAAATATGATACAACTCAAGGTCGTTTTGACGGCGAAGTTGAAGTGAACGATGGTTTCTTCAACGTTAACGGTAAAAAATTAGTTGTTTCTGCTCAACCAGATCCAGCTCAAATCCCTTGGGGAGACTTAGGCGTTGATATCGTATTAGAATGTACTGGTTTCTTCACTACTCAAGAAAAAGCTGAATTACACTTAAAAGGTGGCGCTAAAAAAGTTGTTATCTCTGCACCTGCTTCAGGCGACATGAAAACAATCGTTTATAACGTTAACCACAGTGAATTAGACGGTTCTGAAACAGTTGTTTCTGGTGCTTCATGTACTACTAACTGTTTAGCTCCAATGGCTAAAACTTTAGAAGATTCTTTCGGAATCACTTCTGGTTTAATGACTACTATCCACGCTTACACAGGTGACCAAAACACATTAGATGCTCCAAACCGTAACGGTGATTTACGTCGTGCACGTGCTGCTGCAGCTAACATTGTTCCAAACACTACTGGTGCTGCTAAAGCAATCGGTTTAGTATTACCATCATTAGTTGGTAAATTAGACGGTGCTGCTCAACGTGTTCCAGTTCCTACAGGTTCATTAACTGAATTAGTAACTGTTTTAGACAAAAAAGTTACTGTTGAAGAAGTAAACGCTGCTATGAAAGCTGCTTCTGACGCAATTCCAGAAACATTCGGTTACACAAATGACCCAATCGTTTCTTCTGATATCGTAGGTATTACTTATGGTTCATTATTTGATGAAACACAAACTAAAGTTATGACTGTTGGAGATACTCAATTAGTTAAAACTGTAGCATGGTACGACAACGAAATGTCATACACTGCACAATTAGTTCGTACTTTAGCTTACTTTGCTAAATTATCTAAATAATAACTATCTGAGCTATATACATTCGCATAAGATATGAATATTAGCGGAAACGAGAGTTTCCGCTTTTGTTCAATAGTCGTTTAAAAGCGATGAATTATATAATAAAACTGGAGGCTATGACACATGAACAAAAAAACAATTCGTGACATCGATGTTAAAGGTAAAGTTGTCTTCACTCGCGTTGATTTTAACGTGCCACTACAAGATGGTAAAATTTCTGACGATACTCGTATCCGTGCAGCGTTACCAACAATTAAGTATTTAGCAGACAACGGCGCTAAAGTTTTATTAGCAAGTCACTTAGGTCGCCCTAACGGTGAAGTTGTAGAAGAATTACGCTTAAACGAACCAGCAAAACACTTAGCTGACTTACTTGGTAAAGAAGTTAAAAAAGTAGATGAAGCATATGGTGCTGGCGTTAAAGCTGAAATTGAAACAATGAACGATGGTGACATTTTAGTTCTTGAAAATGTTCGTTTCTACCCAGGAGAAACAAAAAATGATCCTAAATTAGCAAAAGAATTTGCTTCATTAGCAGATATCTTTGTAAACGATGCTTTCGGTGCAGCTCACCGTGCGCACGCTTCTACAACTGGTATTGCTCATGAGATTCCTGCAGTTGCTGGTTTCTTAATGGAAAAAGAGTTAGAAGTTCTTAGCAAAGCAATGGAAAACCCTGATCGTCCATTCACAGCAATTATCGGTGGCGCTAAAGTTAAAGATAAAATCGGCGTAATCGAAAACTTGCTTGATAAAGTAGATAACTTAATCATTGGTGGAGGTTTAGCATATACTTTCGCTAAAGCTAAAGGCCTTGAAATTGGTAAATCATTACTTGAAGCTGACAAACAAGACTTAGCGCTTTCTTTCCTTAAAAAAGCAGAAGAAAAAGGCGTGAAATTCTTGGAGCCAATCGATGTTGTTGTCGCTGATGGATTTGGTGAAGACGTACCGCGTAAAGTTGTACCAATTACTGAAATTCCAGCTGACTGGGAAGCTCTTGATATCGGACCAAAAACTGTTGAATTATACAGCAAAGTCATTTCAGAATCTAAATTAGTTATCTGGAACGGACCAATGGGTGTATTTGAATTAAACGCTTTTGCTGACGGTACTAAAGGTGTTGCTCAAGCATTAGCTGATTCAGATGCATACTCAATTATCGGTGGTGGAGATTCTGCAGCAGCAGCTGAAAAATTCCACTTAGCAGATAAAATGAGCCATATTTCAACTGGTGGTGGTGCTTCACTTGAGTTTATCGAAGGTAAAGTATTACCAGGCGTTGAAGCATTAAACAACAAATAAGAACGAACAATCATTTAAGCTGAAAGGGAGTTTTATTAATGCGTAAACCAATTATTGCAGGTAACTGGAAAATGAATAAAACAGCTGCTAAAGCGGCACAATTTATTGAAGAAGTAAAAGGCAATGTACCGTCACACACTGAAATTGATTCAGTTGTAGCAGTTCCTGCTCTTTTCTTACAAGAAGTTAGTCGTTTAACAGAAGGAACTGAATTACGAGTTGCTGCTCAAAACAGCCATTTTGAAGATGAGGGTGCTTTCACTGGTGAAAACAGCCCATTCGCAATTGCTGATTTAGGCGTTAACTATGTTGTTATCGGTCACTCTGAGCGTCGTGAGTTTTTCAACGAAACTGACGAAGCTGTTAACAAAAAAGCGCATGCTATCTTAAAACATGGTATGACACCAATCATCTGCTGTGGTGAAACATTAGAGCAACGTGATGCTGGTATTACAAATGATTTTGTTGGTGGACAAGTTAAAGCAGCTTTAGCTGGCTTAACTGAAGACCAAGTAAAAGCATCTGTTATTGCTTACGAACCAATCTGGGCAATCGGAACTGGTAAATCTTCAACAGCTGAATTAGCAAACGAAACATGTGCTGCTATTCGTGAAGTTGTAGCAGAAGCTGTTTCTCCAGCAGCTGCAGCAGCAGTACGTATTCAATACGGTGGTTCTGTTAAACCAGAAAACATTGCATCATATATGGCTCAAAGCGACATTGATGGCGCTTTAGTTGGTGGCGCAAGCCTTGAATCTGCTTCATTCTTAGCATTATTAGAAGGTGCTAAATAATGAGTAAATCCCCTGTTGCAATTATTATTTTGGATGGCTTTGGTTTACGTAATGAAACTGTAGGTAATGCAGTAGCACTTGCTAATAAACCAAACTTCGATCGTTACATGGCTGAATTTCCACATGGTCAATTGAAAGCTGCCGGCTTAGATGTTGGGCTTCCAGAAGGCCAAATGGGGAACTCTGAAGTAGGCCACACAAACATTGGTGCAGGACGTATCGTCTACCAAAGTTTAACTCGTATTGATAAAGCAATTGCTGACGGTGAGTTCCAAACGAACCCTATCCTAAACAAAGCCTTTACTCATACGAAAGAAAATGATTCAAACTTACACTTGTTTGGCTTGTTGTCAGATGGTGGTGTTCATAGCCATATTAATCATATGCTATCACTATTAAGCACAGCAAAAGAGCAAGGCGTAAAAAACGTTTATCTACATCTTTTCTTAGATGGACGTGACGTAGCACCTCGTTCGGCATTAGGTTACATTGACACTGTTAATGAAGCTATTGCTAAACTTGGTTACGGCGAAATTGCTACAGTTTCTGGTCGTTTTTATGCAATGGACCGTGATAAACGTTGGGAACGTGTTGAAAAAGCATACAACGCTATCGCAAACGGTGTAGGAGAAACAGCAGTATCCGCAAAAGAAGCAGTTGAAGCTTCTTATGCTGCTGGAAAAACAGACGAATTTGTAGTGCCAACTGTCATCACAAAAGATGGTCAACCAGTTGCAAAACTTAGCGAGAACGACGCTGTTATTTTCTTTAACTTCCGTCCAGACCGCGCAATTCAATTATCAAATGCCTTCACTGACAAAGAATGGGAATTCTTTGATCGTAAAGGACATATCGACAATGTGAAATTCATTACAATGACATTATATAACCCAAGCATTGATGCGGAAGTGGCGTTTGCGCCAATGCCGATGACTAATGTTTTAGGTGAAGTGTTATCAAATGAAGGGTTAGCACAATTACGCATTGCCGAAACTGAGAAATACCCTCACGTTACTTTCTTTATGAATGGTGGACGTAACGAGGAATTCCCGGGAGAAAGTCGTATTTTAATCAACTCGCCAAAAGTTGAAACATACGATTTACAACCGGAAATGAGTGCTTATGAAGTGGCTGATGCGCTGGTTGCAGACATCGAAGCTGATAAGAACGATGCCATTATCTTGAATTTTGCCAATCCAGACATGGTAGGCCATTCAGGTATGGTTGAACCAACAATCAAAGCAATTGAAGCCGTGGATGAAAACCTTGGTCGCGTTGTAGATGCTATCCTTGCAAAAGGTGGAGCAGCGATTATCTTCGCAGATCATGGTAATTCTGAAACAATGACAACGCCTGAAGGCGAACCACACACTGCACATACAACTGTGCCAGTACCTGTGATTGTCACTAAAAAAGGCGTGACATTACGTGAAGGCGGACGCTTAGCGGATGTTGCACCAACGATGTTAGATTTATTAGACGTCAAAAAACCAGTTGAAATGACTGGAGAATCACTCATTATCAAATAAAACATCACTTGATTTTGTTTTTGAGAAAAAACAAGGTAGAATAGAAATGTAAATAAAATAACTTAACTTAAAAGGAGAGAATTATATTATGTCAGCTATTATCGATGTATATGCACGCGAAGTCTTAGACTCACGTGGTAACCCAACAGTAGAAGTAGAAGTATTCACAGAAGCAGGCGGCTTTGGCCGCGGAATCGTTCCTTCAGGAGCATCAACTGGTGAGTATGAAGCAGTTGAATTACGTGATGGCGATAAATCACGTTACTTAGGTAAAGGTGTTACTAAAGCAGTAGCAAACGTTAACACTACAATCTCTGAAAAAATCATTGGTATGGATGTAACTGACCAACCAGCACTTGACAAATTAATGATTAAATTAGATGGTACTAAAAACAAAGGTAACCTCGGAGCAAACGCTATTTTAGGTGTTTCAATTGCAGCAGCACGTGCAGCAGCAGACGAATTAGGTATGCCTCTTTACAAATATCTTGGTGGAACAAACGGTAAAGTATTACCTGTACCAATGATGAACATCATCAACGGTGGTTCTCATGCTGATAACAGCATCGACTTCCAAGAGTTCATGATTATGCCAGTTGGCGCTCCTTCATTCAAAGAAGCATTACGTATGGGTGCAGAAATCTTCCACGCATTAGCTTCTATCTTGAAATCAAAAGGTTTAGCTACTTCTGTAGGTGACGAAGGTGGTTTCGCTCCTAACCTTGGTTCAAACGAAGAAGGATTTGAAGTTATCATCGAAGCAATCGAAGCAGCTGGTTACAAACCAGGTGAAGACGTATTACTTGCTATGGATGCAGCTTCTTCTGAATTCTACGACAAAGAAAAAGGTGTTTACGTATTAGCTGATTCTGGCGAAGGCGAAAAAACAACTGCTGAAATGATCGATCTTTACAAAAACTTATGCGAAAAATACCCAATCGTATCTATCGAAGATGGCTTAGATGAAAATGACTGGGATGGTTTCAAAGAATTAACTGTTGCTTTAGGCGACAAAGTTCAATTAGTTGGTGACGATTTATTCGTTACAAACACTGAAAAATTAGCTGAAGGTATTGAAAAAGGAATCGCTAACTCAATCCTTATCAAAGTTAACCAAATCGGTACATTAACAGAAACATTTGATGCAATCGAAATGGCTAAACGTGCTGGTTATACAGCAGTTATCTCTCACCGTTCAGGTGAAACAGAAGATTCAACAATCGCTGATATCTCTGTAGCTTTAAACGCTGGACAAATCAAAACTGGTTCATTATCACGTACTGACCGTATTGCAAAATACAACCAATTATTACGTATCGAAGATGAATTAGAAGATTTAGCTGAATACCATGGTAAAGCAACATTCTACAACATCAACAAATAATAAATGACTAATAGGAAAAGCCTCACTCCCGCAAGGGTGAGGCTTTTTTGCTGTCCTTGTTACTGTTATCGTAGCGGATTTATCCGCTTTACGAGAACAGTAGGGGTGCTGACATTGTTGCGAATATATGAGCTTACAAAGACAGTATGGGACGGAGCGCAAGCGAGTACCAATCCTTATGCCTTTATCGTTGCGAATTTATTCGCTTTACGAGAGTACCAAACCTTCAAGCAATTGAGTGTTAATTCCTTAGAGCAGGCGAGTGCCA comes from Brochothrix thermosphacta DSM 20171 = FSL F6-1036 and encodes:
- a CDS encoding XkdX family protein encodes the protein MMTFLLSMYKQKRIDNEYLKKVVKNGHITAEQYNNITGIDYTKEQAGDD
- a CDS encoding phage holin, which encodes MKVNWHSKILWTSLTALFVVFIQQVGAVFGWSFDSEKAQQLTGIINTVLTILATLGIVYDTTTNDEKGE
- a CDS encoding GH25 family lysozyme; its protein translation is MTKTIKLITAGVLAAGLFLGSIVTVSANDIKNPKIADVSEWQGNINWSLAKDDLNMAIIRAQYGTNYKDKYLDRNQSEAIKHDVPFGTYAYARYINAADAKTEARALYNRTSDKAKFYVIDVEEFTVTSGTMREATNAFVKELRSLTNKKIGLYVGHHTYTQFNLDTSKFDFVWIPAYRSWEPDYKHDIWQYTDGGQVKGIVGGVDLNKLSNADKPLSYYVGKTEANEQANQYTAGGFKVNQQVKLKSTATKYHTGQKIPDSVKNKKYKVLETKVVAQSHSKQAVLLSGINSLVLAQDVAKVTTAATGSYYNANPKRVTLTKASTLRKINAQNGKDWDKQSNKVANFKKGTEFVIKSIKKSSAGTPRLVTQSGHLLTANKSYVKQVSATPTKQYHTVKSGDTVSAIATKYKTTTSKIKSLNKLSNVNKIYVGQKLQVK
- a CDS encoding TM2 domain-containing protein; this translates as MNNNLSIEEQLLVNSEVAKKGKNIVLAYVLAIFVGILGIHRFYLGRKGSAIAMLIIGLFSFGLITGVWVIVDLFLIPGIVKENNAVIEAELTNEIIASREQN
- a CDS encoding sugar-binding transcriptional regulator, translated to MHDLLKVQKRLVPDMFMVMQKRYRILRSIYFSQPIGRRALAEMLDMSERVLRTEVAFLKEQQLITMASAGMSITDTGKEVYHQLISVIDETSEIRQLEEALAEKLGIARVVIVQGDSDSASWVKQDLCREMVNELDKVLIDGDVIAVNGGTTMAEIAGIAPSNFANGRDLLFVPARGGLGEDLRNQANTICSRLAEKTLTRHRALYVPEQVTESTYRSLLAEPTVRDTLNLLHSANAVLHGIGDAVTMTQRRHSGNNTLEIIKEKQAVGEAFGYYFDEKGNVVYQVPTIGLQLGELTNIPHVFIGAGGKSKAKAIASFVKHAPYHAILFTDEGAAHKLLEG
- the gap gene encoding type I glyceraldehyde-3-phosphate dehydrogenase; translation: MTVKVGINGFGRIGRLAFRRIQNVEGLEVVAINDLTDASQLAHLLKYDTTQGRFDGEVEVNDGFFNVNGKKLVVSAQPDPAQIPWGDLGVDIVLECTGFFTTQEKAELHLKGGAKKVVISAPASGDMKTIVYNVNHSELDGSETVVSGASCTTNCLAPMAKTLEDSFGITSGLMTTIHAYTGDQNTLDAPNRNGDLRRARAAAANIVPNTTGAAKAIGLVLPSLVGKLDGAAQRVPVPTGSLTELVTVLDKKVTVEEVNAAMKAASDAIPETFGYTNDPIVSSDIVGITYGSLFDETQTKVMTVGDTQLVKTVAWYDNEMSYTAQLVRTLAYFAKLSK
- a CDS encoding phosphoglycerate kinase, translated to MNKKTIRDIDVKGKVVFTRVDFNVPLQDGKISDDTRIRAALPTIKYLADNGAKVLLASHLGRPNGEVVEELRLNEPAKHLADLLGKEVKKVDEAYGAGVKAEIETMNDGDILVLENVRFYPGETKNDPKLAKEFASLADIFVNDAFGAAHRAHASTTGIAHEIPAVAGFLMEKELEVLSKAMENPDRPFTAIIGGAKVKDKIGVIENLLDKVDNLIIGGGLAYTFAKAKGLEIGKSLLEADKQDLALSFLKKAEEKGVKFLEPIDVVVADGFGEDVPRKVVPITEIPADWEALDIGPKTVELYSKVISESKLVIWNGPMGVFELNAFADGTKGVAQALADSDAYSIIGGGDSAAAAEKFHLADKMSHISTGGGASLEFIEGKVLPGVEALNNK
- the tpiA gene encoding triose-phosphate isomerase, coding for MRKPIIAGNWKMNKTAAKAAQFIEEVKGNVPSHTEIDSVVAVPALFLQEVSRLTEGTELRVAAQNSHFEDEGAFTGENSPFAIADLGVNYVVIGHSERREFFNETDEAVNKKAHAILKHGMTPIICCGETLEQRDAGITNDFVGGQVKAALAGLTEDQVKASVIAYEPIWAIGTGKSSTAELANETCAAIREVVAEAVSPAAAAAVRIQYGGSVKPENIASYMAQSDIDGALVGGASLESASFLALLEGAK
- the gpmI gene encoding 2,3-bisphosphoglycerate-independent phosphoglycerate mutase; translation: MSKSPVAIIILDGFGLRNETVGNAVALANKPNFDRYMAEFPHGQLKAAGLDVGLPEGQMGNSEVGHTNIGAGRIVYQSLTRIDKAIADGEFQTNPILNKAFTHTKENDSNLHLFGLLSDGGVHSHINHMLSLLSTAKEQGVKNVYLHLFLDGRDVAPRSALGYIDTVNEAIAKLGYGEIATVSGRFYAMDRDKRWERVEKAYNAIANGVGETAVSAKEAVEASYAAGKTDEFVVPTVITKDGQPVAKLSENDAVIFFNFRPDRAIQLSNAFTDKEWEFFDRKGHIDNVKFITMTLYNPSIDAEVAFAPMPMTNVLGEVLSNEGLAQLRIAETEKYPHVTFFMNGGRNEEFPGESRILINSPKVETYDLQPEMSAYEVADALVADIEADKNDAIILNFANPDMVGHSGMVEPTIKAIEAVDENLGRVVDAILAKGGAAIIFADHGNSETMTTPEGEPHTAHTTVPVPVIVTKKGVTLREGGRLADVAPTMLDLLDVKKPVEMTGESLIIK